A genomic stretch from Coffea arabica cultivar ET-39 chromosome 10c, Coffea Arabica ET-39 HiFi, whole genome shotgun sequence includes:
- the LOC113713438 gene encoding uncharacterized protein, with amino-acid sequence MAKEDDAAADKNPKPNNPWPQQPSRPGYSPDSEKDMKIWGILLFGLIGATATTAAVTQLRRSVDWVYSQLTRSKASWKSASGKTSRTSFQEEAWKRYNRRMQEEYEEEMERVERIRRMQSVFNRERNKYKRSYESWAENGQGAYHQHFQRNDWYWKGDTSYRDQGAKFREAPRASASYPLSHHYSVLGLDRARAKPYTDDEIKSAFRAKAMEFHPDQNQDNQQLAEAKFKEVMISYEAIKTERNNKKN; translated from the exons ATGGCAAAGGAAGATGATGCTGCTGCGGATAAAAATCCTAAACCTAATAATCCATGGCCGCAGCAACCAAGCAGACCTGGTTATTCTCCAGATAGTGAAAAAGACATGAAAATATGGGGAATTCTACTTTTCGGATTAATTGGCGCCACCGCCACCACCGCTGCC gttACTCAATTGCGAAGATCTGTTGATTGGGTTTACTCTCAG TTGACCAGGTCAAAAGCATCATGGAAAAGTGCTTCTGGTAAAACTTCCAGGACAAGTTTTCAGGAGGAAGCATGGAAAAGATACAACCGTAGGATGCAGGAAGagtatgaagaagaaatggagagagTG GAGCGGATTCGACGCATGCAAAGTGTCTTCAATAGAGAGAGAAATAAGTATAAAAGGAGttacgagagctgggcagaaaATGGTCAGGGTGCATATCACCAGCATTTTCAGAGAAATGACTGGTATTGGAAGGGCGATACATCATATAGAGATCAAGGGGCTAAATTCAGGGAGGCTCCTCGGGCCAGTGCAAGCTATCCATTATCACATCACTATTCAGTCTTAGGTCTTGACAG GGCAAGAGCAAAACCATACACAGATGACGAGATAAAG TCAGCTTTCAGGGCGAAAGCAATGGAGTTCCATCCTGATCAGAATCAGGATAATCAAC AGCTTGCTGAAGCAAAGTTTAAGGAAGTTATGATATCTTATGAGGCTATAAAGACGGAAAGAAATAACAAGAAGAACTGA